Within Actinosynnema pretiosum, the genomic segment TCCTCCGGGGACGGTGGGGACGGTCCGGATCACCGTACTCGCAGGTGGACCACATCCCCGGCGGAAACGGTGTGAGCCGTGCCCTCCCGGTCGCGGACGACGAGCGTGCCGTCCTCCAGGACGTCCTCGGCGGCGCCGAGCAGCTCGCGGCCGGTCAGCTCGACGCGGACGTCGCGGCCGATCGTGGCCGAGTGCTCGCGGTACTCGGCGAGGAGCGCGCCGGGCAGGCCGTGGGCGGCGCGCCACTCGGACTCCAGCGCGGCCAGCTCGGCCAGCAGCACCTCGGCGACGGCGAACCGGTCGGTGACGCGCGCGCCCGCCTCGGCGAGGCTCGTCGGCGGGAGACCGCCCGCGCCGGGCTGGACGCCGGGCGGGAGGGGGGCGGTGTTGAGGCCGACGCCGACGACGACCGCGCCGGTTGTGGTCTCGGCGAGGACGCCTGCGACCTTGGCGTCGTCGATCAGCAGGTCGTTGGGCCACTTGAGGGTGGCGGTGACGCCCGCCCAGGCGGTGGCGCGGACCAGGGCAAGGCCGGTGAGGAGGGTGATCCAGGGGAGGCGCGCGGGCGGGACGTCCGGCCTGAGCAGCACGCTGAGGTAGAGGCCGCCGCCGGAGGACACCCAGCTGCGGCCCCTGCGGCCCTGACCGGCGGACTGCGCCTCGGCGATGAGGACGGTGCGGTCGGGGGTGGTGGGGGCGGCGGCGACCAGGTCGGCGTTGGTGGAGCCGGTGCTGGGGACGACGCGGATCGCGGCGTACGGGCCTGCCGGGGCGACGAGGTGCTCGAACACGGCGCAAGCCTAGGAGGCGGGTGGAGGAGCGCCCCACCCCGCCGCGCTTGTCGGAGCGGTGTGGGTTCTCGACGGGGTGGGGCGCCCGCGGCACAGCCTGCAACCTCCAGTGCGGTGGAGGTCAAGTCGGCCGTCCCGACCGCGCCGCGCGGCGCGGAGCTGCACCGGTGCAGCTCGGTGTCCCCGCAGTCCCCCGCGTTCGCGAGCGCCGCCATCGGCGCGGTCCGTGGTTAAGCTCACCCGTCATGAGCAGTGCGACCGCCCCGCTCGGCGACGAGCCCGACCTGCGCACCACCGCGGGCAAGCTCGCCGACCTGCGCAGGCGCAACGAGGAGGCCGTGCACGCGGGTTCGGCGCGCGCGGTGGAGAAGCAGCACGCCAAGGGCAAGAAGACCGCCCGCGAGCGGATCGAGCTGCTGCTCGACCCCGGTTCGTTCGTGGAGCTCGACGCGCTCGCCCGGCACCGCTCCACGAACTTCGGCCAGGAGCGCAACCGCCCCTACGGCGACGGCGTCGTCACCGGCCACGGCACGGTCGACGGCCGACCGGTGTGCGTGTTCAGCCAGGACGTGACGGTGTTCGGCGGCTCGCTCGGCGAGGTCTACGGCGAGAAGATCGTCAAGGTCATGGACCTGGCGCTCAAGACCGGCCGCCCGCTGGTCGGCATCAACGAGGGCGGCGGGGCCCGCATCCAGGAGGGCGTGGTCTCGCTCGGCCTGTATGCGGAGATCTTCCGGCGCAACGTCGCCGCGTCCGGCGTGGTCCCGCAGATCTCGCTGATCATGGGCACGGCGGCGGGCGGGCACGTCTACTCCCCCGCGCTGACCGACTTCGTCGTGATGGTCGACAAGACCTCGCACATGTTCATCACCGGGCCGGACGTGATCAAGACCGTCACCGGCGAGGACGTCGGGTTCGAGGAGCTGGGCGGCGGGCGCGCGCACAACACCAAGTCGGGCAACGCGCACCACCTGGCCGCCGACGAGGACGACGCGATCTCCTACGCCAAGGAGCTGCTGTCGTACCTGCCGTCGAACAACATGTCCGACCCGCCGGTGCTGGACGGTCCCGGCGACCTGGTCGGCGGGTCGATCGAGGACTCGGTGACCGGGTCGGACCTGGAGCTGGACGCGCTGGTGCCGGACTCGGCGAACCAGCCGTACGACATGCACGAGGTGATCACCCGCGTGCTGGACGACGGCGAGTTCCTGGAGGTGCAGCCGCTGTTCGCGCCGAACGTGCTGGTCGGGTTCGGGCGGGTCGACGGGCGGTCGGTGGGGGTGGTCGCGAACCAGCCGACGCAGTTCGCCGGGTGCCTGGACATCGACGCGAGCGAGAAGGCGGCGCGGTTCGTGCGCACCTGCGACGCGTTCAACGTGCCGGTGCTGACGTTCGTGGACGTGCCGGGCTTCCTGCCGGGCACCGAGCAGGAGTGGAACGGGATCATCCGGCGCGGGGCGAAGCTCATCTACGCCTACGCGGAGGCGACCGTGCCACTCGTCACGGTGATCACCCGCAAGGCTTACGGCGGGGCGTACGACGTGATGGGGTCCAAGCACCTCGGCGCGGACGTGAACCTGGCCTGGCCGACCGCGCAGATCGCGGTGATGGGGGCGCAGGGCGCGGCGAACATCGTGCACCGCAAGGAGCTGGCGAACGCGCTGGGCGCGGGCGAGGACGTGGAGGCGCTGCGGGCGCGGTTGCAGCAGGAGTACGAGGACGCGCTGTGCAACCCGTACGTGGCGGCCGAGCGGGGGTACGTGGACGCGGTGATCCCGCCGTCGCACACGCGGGCGCACGTGGCGCGGTCGCTGGCGGTGCTGCGGGACAAGCGGGAGTCGCTGCCGCCGAAGAAGCACGGGAACATCCCGCTGTGAGCAACCGGGGACACCTTCGGGTGGTGCGGGGCAACCCGACCGAGGAGGAGCTGGCGGCGCTGGTGGCGGTGCTGACGGCGGTCGCCGCGCGCCGGGCGGTGGACGGCGGCGCGCGGGGCGACCGGGGGGCGTCGCGGTGGGCGGACCGGTCGCGACTGGTCAGGCAGCCCCTGGCGCACGGGCCGGGGGCCTGGCGGGCGTCGGGGCTGCCCCGGTAGCGCGGGCGCCGGTCAGCAGTCCACCCGGCGGCTGGTCAGCTCGAAGCCGACCTGGTTGAACACGATCACCTCGCGGCAGCGCACGCCGCCGTCCGGGAGGTGCAGCCGCACGCGCATCCACACCGAGTCGTCGCGCACGCCGCTCGGGGTCGCGGCGAGCACCTCCACCGCCTCGCCCGCCACCGCCTGCGGGAGCCGGGCCACGTCGCGCTGGGCGCGGGCGGTCGCGAGGAGCGAGTCCATCGCCCGGCCCTCGGCGTGGTCGGCGGTGGTGGCGAACGGCCAGAACGGGAGGCCGTAACCGACCGGGTCGGTCGAGACGACCAGGCCCGCGAACGCCAGCACCACGGCGGTGAGCGTGCCCAGCAGCCAGCGGAGCCTCGTCCGGCCGATCCGCCGGACAGGCCGCCGGATGACCAGTCGCCAGCTCTGCACGAACCCGAGAGTGCCCCCTGGAGGGGGCGGCACGCATGGGTAAGACTGCTTAATTCGCGGCTTCGGGCGCCGGGTGGCGCAGGTGAGGGGATGTCGCGTTCCCGCTGGAAGGGCGGGCGCGGGGCGGGGTGAGGCGGGTGCGGCGGCGGGGTGGGGCTGACGGAAACCCGAAGTCACGACGGCCGCAAGCGGTTGCGCACCCCTGCTGACCACGCTACCGAAACCGCGGCGGGGGTGGAGGGAAACGCGGAGGGAAACGCGGAGGGGACTTGAGGCGGGGGACTTGGGGCGGGGGACTTGGGGCGAGGCGAGGCCGGGGCTGAGCCGGGACGGCCGTGAGGGTGCGAGCGGGCGGGAACCGGCGAGAGTGGGCGGGAACCGGCGAATGGGCGCAGCAGGCGACCGGCAAGCCACCGACCACGAACCGCAGCGCGAGGCCTAGGAGTGCGAAGCCGCCAGCCGCCAGCCACGACGCGGGGCGGGGCGAGGCGGGATGGGACGTCCGACGCATGGCCTGAGGGCTACGGGCCGAGGACGCGGGCAGCGGACCAGGGGCAGCGGGCCGAGAGCGCGGGCAGCAGGCCAGAGGCAGCGGGCAGCGGGCAGCGGGCCGAGGTCGCGGACAGCAGGCCAGGGGCAGCAAGCAGCAGGCCGAGGTCGCGGGCAGCGGGCTGCGCCCTACGCCCCAGGCCCCAGAGCCAAGGGCCCAGACCCCCGGCCCCGGCCCCGGCCCCCGAGCCAAGGCCCCAGGGGCTGAAGACCGGCGAGCCGCAGCCGCCGGTGGCCGGTTCCCGTTGCTGGACCACCTAGGCTGCCGTCCGTGCGCTTCGTCCTGGCCTCGCAGTCCCCCGCCCGCCTCGCCGTCCTCAAGGCCGCAGGCGTCACCCCCGTCGTCCGGGTCTCCGGCGTCGACGAGGACGCCGTCGCGGCCGGGCTCGGGGAGCCGACGCCCGCCGCGCTCGTCACCGCCCTCGCGGTCGCCAAGGCCGAGGCCGTCGCGGTCGACGAGCGGGACGCCGTCGTCATCGGGTGCGACTCCATGCTGCTCACCGCCGACGGCCAGGTGCAGGGCAAGCCCGCCACCACCGAGATCGCCCGCGAGCGCTGGGGGCGGATGGCCGGGACCACCGGGACGCTGCTCACCGGGCACGCCCTGCTCGTCGTGCGCGACGGCGAGGTGGTCGAGCGGGTCGCGGAGCACGAGGGCACGCTGGTGCGCTTCGCCGAACCCACCGCCGCCGAGCTCGACGCCTACCTCGCCACCGGCGAGCCGCTGCACGTCGCGGGCGCGTTCACGCTCGACGGGCTCGGCGGCTGGTTCGTCGAGGGCATCGACGGCGACCCGTCCAGCGTCATCGGCATCAGCCTCCCGCTCACCCGCAGGCTGCTGCGCCGGGTCGGGCTCTCCGTCGCCGACCTCTGGCAGGCCCCCGAGCGGTGACCCCGCCACCAGGGGGAGCACCGGAGCAGACCTGAGCGGAACAGACCCGAACGGAACCCACAAGATCAACCGCGGGACCACGACCGCCCCCCGACCACGGGGGGCGGTCGTCCGCGTTGCGGGGAGGGGTGGGGCGGGAGCACCGGGCACCGCCGCCGACCGGTCCACCGGACTGCGCGCCCCGGCCGCGACCCGCCGATGACAACAGAGGGTCATCACCCGCCCATTAGTCGATCGTTCCCCCTTTCGGACCCCCGAAGTAGGGATAATCACAGCTGAGCGCGTTCGGGAAGGTCTGAGACGCTCCCCCCGTTAGGGGGTGCGATGGACCTGATGCTGACCCGCCGTATCCACATCGATTTCGGCCGGAGAACGAGTTCGGGCTGTCGGGGCTGACGAGAGACCCCGACACCGAACCCCTCAGCGTCCCTTCCGGAGCCCTCGCATGTCCTTCATCGCCACCTACCGCAAACCCAAGGTCTTCGGCCTGACCGTCCTCGCCGCCCTCGTGCTGGGCGCGGTCGCGGGCTTCGTCGCCAAGCAGGCCGAGCTGAGCTGGCTCGTCACCACGCTCAAGCAGATCGGCAGCACCTTCACGAGCCTGCTGCAGTTCACCGTCATCCCGCTGGTGTTCACCGCGATCGTCGTGGGCATCACCAGCCTGAGCAGGCTGGGCGGCTCGCGCACCGCCGCCCGCCTCGGCGGCAAGACGCTGCTGTGGTTCGCGACCACCTCGCTGATCGCGGTGCTGATCGGCATCGGCGTGTCCGCGCTGATCAACCCCGGTCGCGGCGTCCAGGTGACCCCGTCCGAGGCGTCCGTCGAGCGGCTCGCCGCGCGCGCGACCGGCTCGTGGTCGCAGCTGCTGGAGTCGCTGATCCCGACGAACCTGTTCACCGCCTTCACCGAGGGCGAGGTGCTCCAGGTCGTCTTCGTGTCGATCCTGGTCGGCTTCGCCGCCTACGCCCTCGGCGAGCGCGCCAAGCCGTTCGTCGACCTGACCCGCTCGGCGTTCGACCTGATCCAGAAGATCGTCGGCTGGGTCGTGCTGCTGGCCCCGATCGGCGTGTTCGGCCTCCTCGGCAACGCCTTCGCGACCTACGGCAACTCGTTCGTGCGCCCGCTGGCCTCGCTGCTGGTCGCGGTCTACGTCGGCTGCGCGCTGGTGCTGTTCGTGGTCTACCCGGTGCTGCTGAAGTTCGTCGGCAAGGTCAGCCCGCTGGTCTTCTTCAGCAAGGCGTGGACCGCGATCCAGTTCGCGTTCGTGTCCCGCTCGTCCGGCGCGACCCTGCCGCTGAGCAGGCAGACCGCCGCGAACCTCGGCGTCTCCTCCGACTACGCGAGCTTCGCCGTCCCGCTGGGCACCACGACCAAGATGGACGGCTGCGCCGCGGTCTACCCGGCGGTGGCGACGATCTTCATCGCGAACCTGTTCGGCGTCGAGCTGAGCGTCCTGCAGTACGCGGGCATCGTGGCCGTGTCCGTCTTCGGCGCGCTCGCCACCGCGGGCACCACCGGCTGGTTCACCATGCTGACCCTGACCCTGAGCGCGATCGACATGCCCGCCGAGGTCATCGCGACCGGCGTCGCGGTGGTCTACGCGATCGACCCGATCCTGGACATGATGCGCACCGCCACGAACGTGGCCGGTCAGATCGCCGTCCCGGTGCTGGTCGCGCGCGGCGAGGGCCTGATCGACGACGAGGTGCTGAACGCCCCGAGCACCCCGCCGCTGATCGGCGGCGAGCCGGAGACCGAGCGGGAGCGCACCCCGGTGCCCGCCTGACCGACCCCCGAGCGGCGCGACGGCCCCGGTCACCCCGCCAGGTGGCCGGGGCCGTCGCCGTCCGCGGCGCTCACGACCCGGCGGCCGGGCACGCCCTCAGCTGGTTCGCGGCGGGCCGCACGTCCGGCCAGCCCGGCAGGGCCGCCTCGGCGTTCACCACCGCCGTGCACCCGAGCTTGCGGTCCTCCCCGTTCGCCACGTCCGCGACCAGCGAGTACACCTCGGCGACCCGCTTCGGGCAGTCCACGCCCTCCGCGCACCGCCGCTGCACCACGACCACGTCCATGACCTGGTCGCCGTTGACGTCGTGCAGCCCGACGTACCCGCCGTCGCCCTGGTACCCGCCGAGCGCCCGCGACCACAGCCCGTCCTGCCGCACCAGCGCCTCGGCGTACCGCTTGCCGCGCGCCTGCCCCTGCACCAGGCACACCGCCGCGACCGGCGAGTCGACGCACTCCAGCTCCAGCGACCCGACGTCCTCGGTCACCCCGTACTCGGCGATGGTCAGCTCGAACATGACCGTCCCGGACGCGCCCTCGGTGGCGATGCGGCTGATCCGGTCGCCGACCATCACCCGCACCACGTCGGACCCGACGGCGGCCTCGGCGACCGGCTCGCACTCGCGGGTCCCGCAGATCGGGCTCACCCGGTCGTCGTTCGCGGGGGCGCGGTCGGGAGCCCGCAGCGACCAGGCGTAACCGAGGCCCGCCGCGGTGATCGCGACGGACAGGCAGGCGGTGAGCAGAGCGGTGAGCGGCGGCCTGGACACCGCCGGATTCTCGCACCCCCGCCGCTGCGGCTTCGCGGTTGTCGCGCGCCCCGCGCTAACTAAACTCACCAGTAGCAAAGCCGGGCGGCCCCGCCCGGCGGCCAGGTCCAGCGGTGACGCCCCGGCGGAGCCGCGTCCCGTTCCGGAGGAAGGCAGGACGCCGTGCCACTGCGCAAGGTCCTCATCGCGAACCGCGGCGAGATCGCGGTCCGGGTCATCCGGGCCTGTCGGGACGCGGGGCTCGCCAGCGTCGCGGTGTACGCCGACCCCGACCGGGACGCCCCGTTCGCGCGGCTGGCCGACGAGGCGTTCGCCCTCGGCGGGACGACGGCCGCCGAGACGTACCTGTCGGTGGACAAGCTGCTCGACGCGGCCAAGCGCGCCGAGGCCGACGCGGTGCACCCCGGCTACGGCTTCCTGTCGGAGAACGCCGACTTCGCGCAGGCCGTGGTCGACGCCGGGCTGACCTGGGTGGGGCCGTCGCCGCAGGCGATCCGGGACCTCGGCGACAAGGTGACGGCCAGGCACATCGCGACCCGCGCGGGCGCGCCGCTGGTGCCGGGCACGAACGACCCGGTGTCCGGGCCGGACGAGGTGGTGGCGTTCGCGCGGGAGCACGGGCTGCCGGTGGCGATCAAGGCCGCGTTCGGCGGCGGCGGGCGCGGGCTGAAGGTCGCGCGGACGCTGGAGGAGGTCCCGGAGCTGTTCGACAGCGCCGTGCGCGAGGCGGTGACCGCGTTCGGGCGGGGCGAGTGCTTCGTGGAGCGGTACCTGGACAGGCCCCGGCACGTGGAGGCGCAGGTGCTGGCCGACCAGCACGGCGGCGTGGTCGTGGTGGGCACGCGCGACTGCTCGTTGCAGCGGCGGTACCAGAAGCTGGTGGAGGAGGCCCCCGCGCCGTTCCTGACCGACGAGCAGCGGGCGACGATCCACTCGTCGGCGCGGGCGATCTGCCGCGAGGCCGGCTACCACGGGGCCGGGACGGTGGAGTACCTGGTGGGCGTGGACGGGACGATCTCGTTCCTGGAGGTCAACACCCGGTTGCAGGTGGAGCACCCGGTGAGCGAGGAGACCTCCGGGATCGACCTGGTGCGCGAGCAGTTCCGGATCGCCGAGGGGCTGCCGCTGCGGTTCACCGAGGACCCGGAGCCGCGCGGCCACTCGATCGAGTTCCGGATCAACGGGGAGGACGCCGGGCGCGGCTTCCTGCCCGCGCCGGGCGTGGTCACCGGGTTCGCGCTGCCGTCCGGGCCGGGGGTCCGGGTGGACGCCGGGGTCGAGGCGGGCACGGTCGTGGGCGGGCAGTTCGACTCGCTGCTGGCGAAGCTGGTCGTGACCGGCGAGGACCGGGAGCAGGCGCTCCAGCGGGCGCGGCGGGCGCTGGACGAGATGGTCGTGGACGGGATGGCGACCGTGCTGCCGTTCCACCGGGTCGTGGTGCGCGATCCCGCGTTCGTGGGGGACGCGGAGGGCTTCTCGGTGCACACGCGGTGGATCGAGACCGAGTTCGAGAACTCGATCGCGCCGTTCGAGGGCGGCGGCGAGGTCGGGGAGGCGGAGGAGCCCCGGCAGCGGGTCGTGGTCGAGGTCGGCGGCAGGCGGGTCGAGGTCGTGCTGCCCGGCGACCTCGGCGGTGGCCCCGCCCGACCCGCGGCCACCGCGCCCGCGCGGGCCGGGAGGCGGAAGCGCGCGGGCGGCGCCTCGCAGGTCTCCGGGGACGCGGTGGCCGCGCCCATGCAGGGCACGGTCGTGAAGGTCGCCGTCGAGGAGGGGCAGCGGGTGGCCGCCGGGGACCTCGTCGCGGTGCTGGAGGCGATGAAGATGGAGAACCCCGTGACCGCGCACAAGGCGGGCGTGGTGACCGGGTTGGCGGTGGAGGCCGGGTCGCCGGTGGCGCAGGGGGCCGTCCTGTGCGAGCTGAGGGAATAAGCTCGGGGCGTGGGTGATCGGGAGATCCGCGTCGGCGACGCCGAGCGCGAGGACGCGCTGCGCGTGCTCGGTGAGCACCTCAGCGCGGGCAGGCTCGACGTGGACGAGTACGGCGAGCGGACGGCGCGGGCGACCGCGGCCAGGAACCGGGGCGAGCTGCTCGACCTGTTCTCCGACCTGCCGCACCCGCACCCCGCGCTGAGCGCGGCCACGGCGGTGCGGCCGATGCCCCCGCCGCCGGGGCTGCCCGCGCGGCGCGGGGTCAACGTGGCGGTGGCCGGGCCCGCCGTCCTGGTCGGGTTCGTGCTGCTGGCCGGGCTGGTGAAGTCGCCGTTCGTGTTCCTGCTGATCCCGGTGGTGCTGTTCCTGCTCGTCGGCCGGGACAGGCGGCGGTGAGCGCGCCGACGCTGCTGCTGCTCGACCTGGACGGGGTGCTGCGCCGGTTCGGGCCGGACGCGCCGATCGAGGACGCGCACGGGTTGCGGCGCGGGCTGCTCGCGGAGACCGCCCGCTCGGTGGCCGGGCCCGCGCTGGTCGGGGCCGAGACGGACGCGCGGTGGCGGGACGCGGTCGTCGGCGCGCTGGTGGCCCAGGGGGTCGACGGCGAGGTCGCGGCCTCGGCGGTGCGGGCGTGGAGCAGGGTGGGCGAGGTGGTGCCCGAGGCGCTGGAGCTGGTGCGGGCGGTGCGCGGGCGCTGCCGGGTCGCGCTGCTGACCAACGCCACCGACCGGATCGGCGCGGACCTCGCGGCGCTCGGGCTGGACCGCGAGGTCGACGCCGTGGTCTCGTCCGCGCGGCTGGGGGTGGCCGCGCCGGACCCCGAGGCGTTCCGGCGGGCGCTGCGGGTGCTCCAGCACTCGCCGTCGGCGACGCTGTTCTGCGACGACTCGGCGGGCAACGCCGAGGGCGCCCGCGCGGCCGGGCTGGACGCCGCGCACACCCCGGACGCCGCCGCGCTGCGGGACGCACTGGTCTCGCGCGGGCTGCTGGAGGGCGGCGCGGACGCGGGCGCGGAGGGCGCCGCGGCCGGTCCAGTGCTGCTGGTGCTGCACGACCGGGACGTGGCCGAGGAGGTCGCCGCCGAACTGCTGGCGGCGGGCTGGTCGCCGTGCCTGGTGCACAAGGAGCTGCTGGCGGGCGAGGACGACGCCGAGGACGCGGACTGGGTGGTGGAGGTCGAGTCCGGTCCGGACGGTCGAGCGGCGGACGTCCACCGGCCGTTCCTCGACGCGCTGGCCGAGCGCCACGAGGGGTTCACCACCGACTAGCAGACCGCAGGACGGCGGTCACGTCGGGGTGTTGCTCGCGGTGGAAAAGCACTAGCGTCGCGGGCTGTGGATCCGGTGGAGATCAACGCGGGTGGGCGCTCCCCGCTGCCGAGCGGGTTCGCGCGAGGGCGGGACAGCGTTTTCCCCGCCCGGCTGCGGTAGGCGCGCGTGAAGGCCGCTCGTGCTCTGCTCGGCGCGCTCCTGGCGCTGCCGGTGCTGGTCTCGTGCACGACCCCGTCCCCCGCGCCCAAGGCCGACGGGCACGTGGACGAACCACTGAGCGTGACCACCACCCCTCCCCCATCGTTGTTCCCCCGTCCGAGCGAAATGCCGCTCGACGGAGTGGCGCCGTGCTCGTTGCTGAACGAGGAGCAGCGGGGGGAGCTGAGCCTGGACAACCCCGAGAACGAGTACGTCGAGACGAGCCTGGCGGGCGCGCGGGCCTGCTCGCTGCGCAGCAACGTCAGCGGCAACGTGGTGCGGCTCGCCCTGGTGACCGGGGAGGGCGTGCTGCTGTGGCTGGACGACTACGCGCAGGTGGAGGTGGAGACCATCGAGGTCGTCGGGTTCCCGGCGCTGGTGGTGCGCACCCCCGGCGTGGAGGACGTGTGCAACGTGGAGGTCGACGTGGCGCAGGGCCAGTTCCTCGACGTGATGTTCCGCGACGGGGGCAACAGCACCCCGCTGCCCCAGGACGTGCTGTGCCAGGGCGCGAGGCGGGCGGCCGAAGCCGCGGTGACCGGATTGCGGCAAAGGGAGTGACCCGCGCGGGGGAAGTCACCCACACCCACTCCCCGCTGTCGGACGCTCTGGTTAGAGTGACTGTGCGCTGATGACGTTGGGAGGTAGCGCCATGCCGAAGGATGACCACGTAAGGGGTGCGGGCACGGGGAGTGCCCTCCCCGGAGCCGGGCAGGCCCTGGACGTCGACCCGAGCGCCATCCCGAGCCTGAAGTCCGCCTTCTCCGGCGCGCTGTCCAAGCTGGACCAGCAGATCGAGATGGCCGTGACCGAGGTCAGGGTGCGCCCGTGGGCGGGCGACCCGGTGAGCATCGAGGCCGCGGAGAAGTTCAACGAGCGCTCCGTGGACTCGGGCGACTCGGCGCTCGACGCGCTGCAGGGCTACCAGCGGCAGCTCAAGTCGGCGATGGACGCGCTGACGCTGGTCGAGCGGCAGTACCAGGTGATCGAGGACGACAACAGCGGATTGATGGAGCAGCAGGGCGGCTGCTGACCGCCTGCGCGATGGGGAGGCTTCCTGTGTCCGACGGGCACCGCTGGAGCGGCTACAGCCACGAGGAGCTGTACAAGAAGATCAACTCTGGCCCCGGCCCGAGGGCGTCGTTCACCTCGCTGGAGCGCTGGGAGGGGATCGCGGGCGCGCTGGTGGAGATCAACGCGCAGCTCCAGGAGGGCGTGGCGCGCTCCGGCGCGCAGTGGCAGGGCCTCGCGGCCGACCAGGCGCGCGCGGGCATCAACCCGCTCGCCGAGTGGGCGGACCACGCCAGGACCGGCGCGGTGATCATGCGCGCCTCCACCCAGATGCAGGCCGACTACATCGCCAAGGCCCGCGCGGACATGCCCGAGCCGGTCAAGGTGACGGCCGAGGACCCCGGCACGATCCTGTCCGGGCTCGCGCACCTGGTGGGCGTGCAGACCGACTTCGAGGTGCAGGAGCGCGCGCAGAACATCGCCGAGCAGCGCGCCCGCGACGTCATGACCACGTACGCCTCCAGCACGACCGCGAACACCTCGACCCTCGGCCAGTTCAGCCAGCCCCCGCAGGTGGCGATCACCGCGGGCGACGTGGTCCGGGGCGACGCGGCGGGCGTGTCCTACGGGCACGGCCTCGTCGGCGGTCGCGGCGGCACGCGCGGCGGCGGCCGGGGCGGTCCCGGCGCGACCCGCCCGGCCACCAGGCCCACGACCGAGACCAGGCCCGCCACCACCACGACCAAGGGCGGCTCCAGCACGCACGTCTCGCAGGCGAACCCGGCGAACGGCGGCACCGGCCCGCGCGGCTCCGAGACCACCGGCACGGCCAAGCCCACCACCGGCGGCGTCGGGGTCGGCGGCACGACCGGGGCCAAGGGGCGCGGCAAGGACGGCGAGCAGCACGGCTCCGAGCGGCACGACACCACGACCGGGCAGCGCGCGGCCGAGGTGAACGGCCTGCACGTGGTCGCCCCCGGCCAGACCAGCGGCACCACGGCCATCAGCTCCGGCGAGCTGGGCGCGTTCACCGCCGCCAACGCGCAGCACTCGGCGGCCATGGGCCCCGGTGGCGCGGCGGGCGCGCTCGCGGGCGCGGCCAACCAGAACGGCGGGGACACCACGCACCGGCGGGCGGTCCAGCTCGCCCCGCAGGGGCAGGCGTTCGACCCGTTCGGCGGGCTCGGCGGTCGCCGCGCCGAGGAGGAAGAGGAGCAGCTGCACGACGCCGCCGACTACCTGCGGGAGACCGGCGACATGTACGGGGTCGGCCGGGGCGCGGCCCCGGTGATCGGGGAGGACCAGTCCGACCGATGACCACGTTCGGCCTCGACCTGGGCGAGAGCGAGCTGCGCGCCCCGGTGACCATCTCCGCGCTGGAGTTCGACGTGCTCTGGGAGCACCTGCGGCTGGAGACCATGCCGCTGGTGCTCAAGGTGCCCTCCCCCGGCAAGACCGACGGGGAGCGGCGCCTGCTGGAGGACCGGGCGTGGGAGGGGTTGGAGCTGCGCGGCCTCGGCAGGCGGCTGGACCTGGACCCCACCCTGGAGGACCTGCTGCACCTGCTGAACCGGCCGCAGCGCGAGGTCGACGGCAGGCTGTGGCTGGACGGGCGCAGCGTGCGGGTGCTGGTCGCCGCCAAGGGGCAGTCCGCCGCGCTGGCGGTGCTCGACGGCGACCGGATCACCCTGCGCGCGGCGTCCGCCGAGGGGATGCCGCGCGAGGCGCTGAGCGCCGTGCCGCCGCTCGGGCCGGGGCCGGGCCACTCGGTGACCCTGCCCAGCGCCGACCTGGAGGCCGCCGCGGCGGACGTGCTGGAGCCGGAGGACCTGGAGCGCGGGCTCAAGGAGCGCGGGCTGCGGGGCGAGGACGCGCACGTGCTGGCCGAGATGTTCCGGGACGCCGGGAACCGCGGGCAGTTCGGCGCGGCCGGGCGGGACAAGTGGGGCAAGCGGGTGCGGCCGGACCGGGTCGTGGCGTTCTTCGACGGCCCTGAGGGGCGGTACGTGCAGATGCGGCGGGCCCAGCCGGGCCAGGTCGCGTGGAGCACGGTCGCGCCGGTGGACTTCCGGCGGATGGTG encodes:
- a CDS encoding DUF1707 SHOCT-like domain-containing protein; this translates as MGDREIRVGDAEREDALRVLGEHLSAGRLDVDEYGERTARATAARNRGELLDLFSDLPHPHPALSAATAVRPMPPPPGLPARRGVNVAVAGPAVLVGFVLLAGLVKSPFVFLLIPVVLFLLVGRDRRR
- a CDS encoding DUF3558 domain-containing protein, which codes for MKAARALLGALLALPVLVSCTTPSPAPKADGHVDEPLSVTTTPPPSLFPRPSEMPLDGVAPCSLLNEEQRGELSLDNPENEYVETSLAGARACSLRSNVSGNVVRLALVTGEGVLLWLDDYAQVEVETIEVVGFPALVVRTPGVEDVCNVEVDVAQGQFLDVMFRDGGNSTPLPQDVLCQGARRAAEAAVTGLRQRE
- a CDS encoding acetyl/propionyl/methylcrotonyl-CoA carboxylase subunit alpha — protein: MPLRKVLIANRGEIAVRVIRACRDAGLASVAVYADPDRDAPFARLADEAFALGGTTAAETYLSVDKLLDAAKRAEADAVHPGYGFLSENADFAQAVVDAGLTWVGPSPQAIRDLGDKVTARHIATRAGAPLVPGTNDPVSGPDEVVAFAREHGLPVAIKAAFGGGGRGLKVARTLEEVPELFDSAVREAVTAFGRGECFVERYLDRPRHVEAQVLADQHGGVVVVGTRDCSLQRRYQKLVEEAPAPFLTDEQRATIHSSARAICREAGYHGAGTVEYLVGVDGTISFLEVNTRLQVEHPVSEETSGIDLVREQFRIAEGLPLRFTEDPEPRGHSIEFRINGEDAGRGFLPAPGVVTGFALPSGPGVRVDAGVEAGTVVGGQFDSLLAKLVVTGEDREQALQRARRALDEMVVDGMATVLPFHRVVVRDPAFVGDAEGFSVHTRWIETEFENSIAPFEGGGEVGEAEEPRQRVVVEVGGRRVEVVLPGDLGGGPARPAATAPARAGRRKRAGGASQVSGDAVAAPMQGTVVKVAVEEGQRVAAGDLVAVLEAMKMENPVTAHKAGVVTGLAVEAGSPVAQGAVLCELRE
- a CDS encoding HAD family hydrolase, with the translated sequence MSAPTLLLLDLDGVLRRFGPDAPIEDAHGLRRGLLAETARSVAGPALVGAETDARWRDAVVGALVAQGVDGEVAASAVRAWSRVGEVVPEALELVRAVRGRCRVALLTNATDRIGADLAALGLDREVDAVVSSARLGVAAPDPEAFRRALRVLQHSPSATLFCDDSAGNAEGARAAGLDAAHTPDAAALRDALVSRGLLEGGADAGAEGAAAGPVLLVLHDRDVAEEVAAELLAAGWSPCLVHKELLAGEDDAEDADWVVEVESGPDGRAADVHRPFLDALAERHEGFTTD
- a CDS encoding transcriptional regulator, whose translation is MPKDDHVRGAGTGSALPGAGQALDVDPSAIPSLKSAFSGALSKLDQQIEMAVTEVRVRPWAGDPVSIEAAEKFNERSVDSGDSALDALQGYQRQLKSAMDALTLVERQYQVIEDDNSGLMEQQGGC
- a CDS encoding PPE domain-containing protein — its product is MSDGHRWSGYSHEELYKKINSGPGPRASFTSLERWEGIAGALVEINAQLQEGVARSGAQWQGLAADQARAGINPLAEWADHARTGAVIMRASTQMQADYIAKARADMPEPVKVTAEDPGTILSGLAHLVGVQTDFEVQERAQNIAEQRARDVMTTYASSTTANTSTLGQFSQPPQVAITAGDVVRGDAAGVSYGHGLVGGRGGTRGGGRGGPGATRPATRPTTETRPATTTTKGGSSTHVSQANPANGGTGPRGSETTGTAKPTTGGVGVGGTTGAKGRGKDGEQHGSERHDTTTGQRAAEVNGLHVVAPGQTSGTTAISSGELGAFTAANAQHSAAMGPGGAAGALAGAANQNGGDTTHRRAVQLAPQGQAFDPFGGLGGRRAEEEEEQLHDAADYLRETGDMYGVGRGAAPVIGEDQSDR